The Chanodichthys erythropterus isolate Z2021 chromosome 12, ASM2448905v1, whole genome shotgun sequence genome contains a region encoding:
- the crtac1a gene encoding cartilage acidic protein 1a isoform X2: MRMLWACLLGVGLSALSQAQPMFSVNTDTVLPPDPLHNPTQLNYGMAVTDVDGDGDLEVVVAGYNGPNLVLKYDRTQNKLLNIAVDDGSSPYYAMRDPQGNAIGVTACDVDGDGREEIYFLNTNNAFSGQATYADKLFKFRNGRFEDLLSDDINVQRGVANRMAGRSVACVDRKGTGRYSIYVANYASGNVGPHALIEMDEAASDVEKGVIALSDVAPQANVNKYTGGRGVVVGPILSDTRSDIFCDNENGPNFLFQNKGDGTFKDVAAVAGVEDRYQHGRGVALADFNGDGKTDIVYGNWNGPHRLYLQDSQQRFKDVATQAFATPSPIRTVIAADFDNDLMLEVFFNNIAYRGDAPNRIFRVSRKQDSDPDITELDVGDASEPQGRGTGATVTDFDGDGLLDLLVAHGESASQPISVFKVNQGSTNKWLRVVPHTRFGAFARGAKVVMFTKHSGAHTRIIDGGSGYLCEMEPVAHFGLGTDDATSIEVYWPDGRSIARPLGSADMNTVIEIAYPNVGEESALTSDAQCGEGFTVNTNGRCVVTA; this comes from the exons ATGAGGATGTTGTGGGCTTGTCTTCTGGGTGTGGGGCTGTCCGCTCTATCTCAAGCTCAGCCCATGTTTTCCGTCAACACGGATACAGTTCTGCCTCCTGATCCTCTTCACAACCCCACCCAGCTGAATTATGGGATGGCGGTGACAGATGTAGATGGAGATGGGGATCTGGAGGTGGTGGTGGCCGG GTATAACGGCCCAAACCTGGTTCTGAAGTATGACCGTACCCAGAACAAACTACTGAACATTGCGGTGGACGATGGCAGTTCTCCTTACTACGCCATGAGAGACCCGCAGGGAAATGCCATCGGAGTGACGGCCTGCGATGTGGACGGAGACGGCAGAGAGGAGATCTACTTCCTCAACACCAACAACGCCTTCTCAG GTCAGGCGACTTATGCAGACAAACTTTTCAAATTCCGTAACGGTCGTTTCGAGGATCTACTCAGCGATGACATCAACGTGCAGAGAGGAGTGGCCAATCGTATGGCAGGACGCTCCGTAGCTTGTGTTGACAGAAAG GGAACAGGTCGATATTCAATTTACGTGGCGAACTACGCCAGCGGTAACGTTGGGCCGCACGCGCTCATAGAGATGGATGAAGCTGCCAGTGATGTCGAGAAAGGCGTCATCGCTCTGTCTGATGTTGCGCCACAAGCCAACGTCAATAAGTACACAG GTGGCCGTGGTGTAGTTGTCGGCCCAATTCTCAGTGACACAAGATCTGACATTTTCTGTGACAATGAAAATGGACCCAACTTCCTGTTCCAGAACAAGGGTGATGGAACCTTCAAAGATGTGGCGGCCGTGGCAG GGGTTGAAGACAGATATCAGCATGGCCGAGGTGTGGCGCTGGCCGACTTTAACGGCGACGGAAAGACGGATATAGTTTATGGCAACTGGAACGGTCCACACCGCCTGTACCTGCAGGACAGCCAGCAGAGATTCAAG GACGTCGCCACACAGGCCTTCGCCACTCCGTCACCCATTCGCACCGTCATCGCTGCCGACTTTGACAACGATCTTATGCTTGAAGTCTTCTTTAACAACATCGCTTACCGAGGAGACGCCCCCAACAGAATCTTCAG GGTGTCGAGGAAGCAGGATTCTGACCCTGACATCACCGAGCTGGATGTGGGCGACGCCTCTGAGCCTCAGGGGCGGGGCACAG GTGCCACAGTCACAGACTTTGATGGTGACGGTCTGCTGGATCTATTGGTGGCTCACGGTGAGAGCGCCTCACAGCCCATCTCTGTGTTCAAGGTCAACCAG GGCTCCACCAATAAGTGGCTGCGTGTGGTGCCTCACACACGCTTTGGGGCGTTCGCTCGAGGAGCGAAGGTGGTGATGTTCACGAAACACAGCGGCGCACACACTCGCATCATTGATGGAGGGTCGGGGTATCTGTGCGAGATGGAGCCTGTGGCTCACTTTGGTTTAG GAACCGATGATGCCACCAGCATTGAAGTCTATTGGCCGGATGGTCGCTCTATCGCTCGGCCGCTCGGGTCTGCTGATATGAACACAGTCATTGAGATCGCATATCCTAATGTAGGGGAGGAGTCAGCCCTCACATCTGACGCACAG TGTGGAGAGGGATTCACAGTGAACACAAACGGCCGCTGTGTTG TGACAGCCTGA
- the golga7ba gene encoding golgin A7 family, member Ba, which yields MISAPRTATDRTKLPYCHESFHNLQELRHSASLANKVFIQRDYTDGTICKFQTKFPSELDSRIERTLFEDTVKTLNNYYAEAEKIGGQSYLEGCLACLTVYLIFLCIETRYEKVLKKISRYIQEQNEKIYAPRGLLITDPIERGMRVVSLHSLQTTRDSNRSCETDQNTKTQRCHLSNTETTETRRGTGRRKLEKAGGEETLLSYLKATAGETERERMMMED from the exons ATGATTTCAGCACCGCGGACAGCGACGGACCGAACAAAACTCCCGTACTGTCACGAGTCT TTCCATAACCTTCAGGAGTTGAGACACAGCGCATCTCTAGCCAATAAGGTCTTCATTCAGAGAGACTACACTGATGGCACCATCTGCAAGTTCCAGACCAAGTTCCCATCCGAGTTAGACAGCAGG ATTGAGAGGACTCTGTTTGAGGACACAGTGAAGACGCTGAATAATTACTATGCAGAGGCGGAGAAGATAGGAGGCCAGTCCTATCTCGAGGGCTGTCTGGCCTGCCTCACGGTTTACCTTATATTCCTGTGCATCGAGACACGCTATGAGAAG gtGCTGAAGAAGATCTCGCGGTACATTCAGGAGCAGAATGAGAAGATCTATGCTCCGCGAGGTCTCCTCATCACAGACCCTATAGAGAGAGGCATGAGGGTCGTATCCTTACACAGTCTACAAActact AGAGACTCTAACAGATCCTGTGAGACTGACCAGAACACAAAGACTCAACGCTGCCATCTGAGTAACACAGAGACAACAGAGACCAGGAGAGGCACAGGAAGACGAAAACTAGAAAAGGCAGGAGGGGAAGAGACGCTGCTCTCGTACCTGAAGGCCACCGCtggagaaacagagagagagagaatgatgaTGGAGGACTGA
- the r3hcc1l gene encoding coiled-coil domain-containing protein R3HCC1L — protein sequence METEAAQTEEGSKTAPPARTKKPAMEIYVPKKRQAEKVEPKSKPRPRYTDKARKNKKDKTKATDTPNGEVRQDNGGRGDGDKENQEKDESRDETDSTSRTMNAPEDTSSALEHEGMPKEEEEEEEENWDSLFNDDGDCLDPHLMDEMSLKEGAIQEARFDYYNWSPEDDEEVELRDDELSHIVEIYDFPSEFKTEDLIRSFSSFQQKGFDIKWIDDTHVLGLFSSPIAARDALRMKNPMMKVRPLSKSSNATKAKARSCSDYLLPAKERPQTSAALARRLVIGALGVKSNQSKEEREAERNKLKQAREQKRLAAKQREDAWEGN from the exons ATGGAGACCGAAGCAGCCCAGACAGAGGAGGGGTCCAAAACGGCTCCCCCTGCCCGAACTAAGAAGCCTGCCATGGAAATCTACGTGCCCAAGAAACGTCAGGCTGAGAAAGTGGAACCCAAGTCCAAACCCAGGCCCCGGTACACTGACAAGGCCCGCAAGAACAAGAAGGATAAAACCAAAGCAACAGATACCCCAAACGGTGAGGTAAGACAGGATAACGGGGGACGGGGAGATGGAGATAAAGAAAATCAAGAAAAAGATGAGTCCAGAGATGAGACGGACAGCACGTCCAGAACTATGAACGCACCAGAGGACACCAGTAGTGCTCTGGAACATGAAGGGATGCcaaaagaggaggaggaggaggaggaggaaaactGGGATTCTTTGTTTAATGATGATGGTGACTGTCTTGATCCGCATTTGATGGATGAG ATGTCTCTTAAGGAGGGAGCCATACAGGAGGCGCGTTTCGACTACTATAATTGGTCGCCAGAGGATGATGAAGAGGTGGAGCTTCGGGACGACGAACTATCACACATTGTTGAGATTTACGATTTTCCGTCCGAGTTCAAGACGGAGGACTTGATCAGATCCTTCAGCTCTTTCCA gcAGAAGGGGTTTGACATCAAGTGGATTGACGACACACATGTACTTGGCTTGTTCTCCAGTCCGATCGCAG cTCGTGATGCTCTGAGGATGAAGAACCCCATGATGAAGGTCAGGCCTCTCTCCAAATCATCAAACGCCACTAAAGCCAAAGCGCGCAGCTGCTCCG ATTATCTGCTGCCGGCTAAAGAGCGTCCTCAGACGAGTGCGGCTCTGGCGCGACGGCTGGTGATCGGCGCTCTGGGCGTGAAGAGTAACCAGAGCAAGGAAGAGCGAGAGGCTGAGAGGAACAAACTAAAGCAAGCGAGAG AGCAAAAGCGTTTGGCAGCTAAGCAGCGTGAAGACGCCTGGGAGGGCAATTGA
- the crtac1a gene encoding cartilage acidic protein 1a isoform X1, with protein sequence MRMLWACLLGVGLSALSQAQPMFSVNTDTVLPPDPLHNPTQLNYGMAVTDVDGDGDLEVVVAGYNGPNLVLKYDRTQNKLLNIAVDDGSSPYYAMRDPQGNAIGVTACDVDGDGREEIYFLNTNNAFSGQATYADKLFKFRNGRFEDLLSDDINVQRGVANRMAGRSVACVDRKGTGRYSIYVANYASGNVGPHALIEMDEAASDVEKGVIALSDVAPQANVNKYTGGRGVVVGPILSDTRSDIFCDNENGPNFLFQNKGDGTFKDVAAVAGVEDRYQHGRGVALADFNGDGKTDIVYGNWNGPHRLYLQDSQQRFKDVATQAFATPSPIRTVIAADFDNDLMLEVFFNNIAYRGDAPNRIFRVSRKQDSDPDITELDVGDASEPQGRGTGATVTDFDGDGLLDLLVAHGESASQPISVFKVNQGSTNKWLRVVPHTRFGAFARGAKVVMFTKHSGAHTRIIDGGSGYLCEMEPVAHFGLGTDDATSIEVYWPDGRSIARPLGSADMNTVIEIAYPNVGEESALTSDAQVRMHANEEEESMHSLHSQCGEGFTVNTNGRCVVTA encoded by the exons ATGAGGATGTTGTGGGCTTGTCTTCTGGGTGTGGGGCTGTCCGCTCTATCTCAAGCTCAGCCCATGTTTTCCGTCAACACGGATACAGTTCTGCCTCCTGATCCTCTTCACAACCCCACCCAGCTGAATTATGGGATGGCGGTGACAGATGTAGATGGAGATGGGGATCTGGAGGTGGTGGTGGCCGG GTATAACGGCCCAAACCTGGTTCTGAAGTATGACCGTACCCAGAACAAACTACTGAACATTGCGGTGGACGATGGCAGTTCTCCTTACTACGCCATGAGAGACCCGCAGGGAAATGCCATCGGAGTGACGGCCTGCGATGTGGACGGAGACGGCAGAGAGGAGATCTACTTCCTCAACACCAACAACGCCTTCTCAG GTCAGGCGACTTATGCAGACAAACTTTTCAAATTCCGTAACGGTCGTTTCGAGGATCTACTCAGCGATGACATCAACGTGCAGAGAGGAGTGGCCAATCGTATGGCAGGACGCTCCGTAGCTTGTGTTGACAGAAAG GGAACAGGTCGATATTCAATTTACGTGGCGAACTACGCCAGCGGTAACGTTGGGCCGCACGCGCTCATAGAGATGGATGAAGCTGCCAGTGATGTCGAGAAAGGCGTCATCGCTCTGTCTGATGTTGCGCCACAAGCCAACGTCAATAAGTACACAG GTGGCCGTGGTGTAGTTGTCGGCCCAATTCTCAGTGACACAAGATCTGACATTTTCTGTGACAATGAAAATGGACCCAACTTCCTGTTCCAGAACAAGGGTGATGGAACCTTCAAAGATGTGGCGGCCGTGGCAG GGGTTGAAGACAGATATCAGCATGGCCGAGGTGTGGCGCTGGCCGACTTTAACGGCGACGGAAAGACGGATATAGTTTATGGCAACTGGAACGGTCCACACCGCCTGTACCTGCAGGACAGCCAGCAGAGATTCAAG GACGTCGCCACACAGGCCTTCGCCACTCCGTCACCCATTCGCACCGTCATCGCTGCCGACTTTGACAACGATCTTATGCTTGAAGTCTTCTTTAACAACATCGCTTACCGAGGAGACGCCCCCAACAGAATCTTCAG GGTGTCGAGGAAGCAGGATTCTGACCCTGACATCACCGAGCTGGATGTGGGCGACGCCTCTGAGCCTCAGGGGCGGGGCACAG GTGCCACAGTCACAGACTTTGATGGTGACGGTCTGCTGGATCTATTGGTGGCTCACGGTGAGAGCGCCTCACAGCCCATCTCTGTGTTCAAGGTCAACCAG GGCTCCACCAATAAGTGGCTGCGTGTGGTGCCTCACACACGCTTTGGGGCGTTCGCTCGAGGAGCGAAGGTGGTGATGTTCACGAAACACAGCGGCGCACACACTCGCATCATTGATGGAGGGTCGGGGTATCTGTGCGAGATGGAGCCTGTGGCTCACTTTGGTTTAG GAACCGATGATGCCACCAGCATTGAAGTCTATTGGCCGGATGGTCGCTCTATCGCTCGGCCGCTCGGGTCTGCTGATATGAACACAGTCATTGAGATCGCATATCCTAATGTAGGGGAGGAGTCAGCCCTCACATCTGACGCACAGGTACGGATGCATGCAAATGAGGAGGAGGAGTCAATGCACAGCTTACACAGTCAG TGTGGAGAGGGATTCACAGTGAACACAAACGGCCGCTGTGTTG TGACAGCCTGA